In a single window of the Rhopalosiphum padi isolate XX-2018 chromosome 1, ASM2088224v1, whole genome shotgun sequence genome:
- the LOC132918625 gene encoding mediator of RNA polymerase II transcription subunit 23, protein MTTNNMTAETGLNQILNEIAKVDELVEAFNGYIQRDSLKNNEQIDKLFMMLTNIVIRLNDEQLSMSIKIILKIASTQTVSVRQKVFLNMLQKLVQKHGVSSRLMCECIINSEYLVYSNSEFWIECFHIIKRILATVDYKGVREILKGCFDKVVAMPTAIPASILPQFLALEEVIRYIFDREACLLPGYFVINEILKVYSENKGWPHWKLGCLVSNFVESFRGAAQITTMIGHTSMLPVVEHSGYGDHLITPWKLDPNTLKLTLKGNIPYPKQLLQPQTKLLRYVLEQPYSRDMVCSMLGLQKMNKHRCIVLEEQLVELIIRSMEKSDKEVTEGADPEENHWLWLHISSQLIYFILFQFAVFPNVVNALHEKLLKKDLHRSRDRLMWVLLQYISGSIQRNSLENILPVLKLYDLLYPEKEPLPVPDTNNALCTHQMAITCIWIHLLRKALMDNIKFHRQIPLALKAQHDYLQMLVQPSNSALCMGTDYRVPLLCNAFSTNNECLSRPMAALVDAVLGSSNNRGISGVTFNTQQSTQSPVITPAVGGTSPVASVPGSGGTTSPISGNASSSNAMGPTTPLSMAVLDSLTIHAKMSLIHSIVTHVMKLAQSKCNLALAPALAETYSRLLVYTEIESLGIKGFISQVLPTVFKSHAWGILYTLLEMFSYRMHHIQPHYRVQLLSHLHSLAAVPQTNQTQLHLCVESTALRLITGLGSNEVQPQLSRFLSEPKTLVSAECEELNRVLVLTLARSMHITGTSASQEGSWCKELLTTIMANTPHTWAPHTLQCFPPALADFFVHNPITKENKQQLKKAVEEEYRNWASMTNENDIIAHFSVPTAHPLFLCLLWKMIIETDRINPIAYKILERIGARALSAHLRKFCDYLVFKFAVSEEGQHVNKCVDAINSMIWKYNIVTIDRLVLCLALRTQEGSEAQVCFFIIQLLLFKGAEFRARVCEFVKENSPEHWKQSNWHDKHLAFHRKYPEKFAPEGILDPASYQPLPVYFGNVCLRFLPVFDIVIHRYLELPPVTKSLETLLDHLGCLYKFHDRPVTYLYNTLHYYESKLRDRPSLKRRLVYAVLGSLCETRGCWTLSEAYQRYNIQTPTSTNANSMGTSTDVTVTPSAPIWVPDLEYYVMLVKRITDTMNGNVKFPNIDWRFNEFPNPAVYALYMTCTELMALPLTPASVANSLLDVVMQRYTEIPSHEIHCWINSIGLIMSAMPEPFWVTLQDRIMQMMQSPGLTTWQYKHTPFQLFNFELAHGCMLDNRFVYMLALAHATWHHAGVGHIASIPPFVKEKLGPSVYSEEQFIFLCHLVAPFLSRYNLDKTSPSIVDITVELFNALERMDKHVQTLRYMDPICDLLYHIKYQYVGNLMKSEVEGIVYRLRLPLQKKLRFITQLSLAEVEAMNQPSADPVVVITNGTNGTPTPQNTNTASVPQ, encoded by the exons ATGACTACCAACAATATGACGGCGGAAACCGGTCTCAATCAAATACTCAACGAAATAGCG AAAGTTGATGAATTAGTTGAAGCATTTAATGGATATATTCAAAGAGATTCTTTAAAGAACAATGAACAAATTGACAAGTTATTTATGATGCTTACAAATATAGTAATCCGATTGAATGATGAACAATTAAGCatgagtattaaaattatattaaaaattgcttCTACACAAACAGTTAGTGTGCGCCAAAAAGTTTTTCTAAATATGCTtcaaaaattagttcaaaaaCATGGTGTTTCTTCAAG gttgATGTgtgaatgtataattaattcagAATACCTTGTATACTCAAATTCTGAATTCTGGATAGAGtgttttcatataattaaaagaatattagcCACAGTTGACTATAAAGGAGTTAGAGAAATAttgaaa ggttGCTTTGATAAAGTGGTTGCAATGCCAACAGCAATACCAGCATCTATATTGCCTCAGTTTCTCGCACTCGAAGAAGTCATTCGATATATATTTGATAGAGAGGCTTGTCTGCTTCCtggttattttgttattaatgaaATACTCAAAGTATACAGCGAAAACAAGGGATGGCCACATTGG aaattGGGTTGTTTGGTATCAAATTTTGTGGAGAGCTTTCGGGGTGCTGCACAAATCACAACAATGATTGGTCATACTTCCATGTTACCTGTAGTAGAACATTCTGGTTATGGTGATCACTTGATTACCCCGTGGAAGTTAGAtcctaatacattaaaattgacTTTAAAAGGGAATATACCATACCCTAAACAATTATTGCAACCACAGACAAAACTATTAAGATATGTTCTTGAGCAGCCTTATTCTAGAGATATGGTTTGTTCCATGCTTGGTCTACAGAAAAtg aataaacatAGGTGTATTGTATTAGAAGAACAGTTGgtagaattaataattagatcAATGGAAAAAAGTGATAAAGAAGTAACAGAAGGTGCAGATCCAGAAGAAAACCATTGGCTATGGTTACATATTTCAAGTcaattaatctattttatattattccaaTTTGCTGTGTTCCCAAATGTTGTCAATGCTCTCCatgaaaaa ttattaaaaaaagatttacaCAGATCGAGAGATCGTTTGATGTGGGTACTTCTACAATACATATCAGGAAGTATTCAACGGAATTca cttgaaaatattttgccaGTATTAAAACTATACGACTTATTGTATCCTGAAAAAGAACCATTACCTGTTCCTGACACTAATAATGCACTTTGTACACATCAAATGGCCATTACTTGCATTTGGATTCATTTATTACGTAAAGCTCTTATGGACAATATTAAATTCCATAGACAAATACCATTAGCTTTAAAAGCACAACATGA tTATTTACAGATGCTAGTACAGCCTTCAAATAGTGCTTTGTGTATGGGTACTGATTATCGTGTACCATTATTATGTAATGCATTTTCtacaaataatgaatgtttatCCCGTCCAATGGCAGCTCTTGTAGATGCTGTGTTAGGGAGTAGTAATAATCGAGGTATATCTGGTGTAACATTCAACACACAGCAGTCAACACAGTCGCCAGTAATAACACCTGCAGTTGGTGGTACATCTCCAGTAGCTTCGGTACCTGGTTCTGGTGGTACTACTAGTCCAATTAGTGGAAATGCCTCTTCTTCTAATGCCATGGGTCCGACCACACCACTCAGTATGGCTGTTTTAGATTCATTGACAATTCATGCAAAAATGAGTTTAATTCACAGTATAGTGACTCATGTAATGAAGTTGGCACAGTCTAAATGTAATTTAGCACTGGCACCTGCACTCGCCGAAACATACAGTAGACTTTTGGTTTACACTGAAATAGAATCATTGGGAATCAAAGGATTTATAA GTCAAGTATTACCTACTGTTTTTAAATCTCATGCATGGGGAATTCTATACACTCTATTAGAAATGTTCAGTTATAGAATGCATCATATTCAGCCACATTATAGAGTTCAGCTTCTTTCTCATTTACACAGTTTGGCTGCAGTGCCTCAAACTAATCAAACTCAACTCCATTTGTG tGTGGAAAGCACTGCATTAAGACTGATTACTGGTCTTGGGAGCAATGAAGTGCAACCACAATTATCTCGATTTTTAAGTGAACCTAAAACTTTGGTATCAGCAGAATGTGAAGAACTTAACCGTGTACTTGTCTTAACATTAGCTAGATCCATGCATATTACAGGCACATCAGCTAGTCAAGAAGGATCTTGGTGCAAAGAGTTATTGACTACAATTATGGCCAATACACCACATACTTGGGCTCCACATACATTACAATGTTTTCCTCCTGCACTTGCAGATTTCTTTGTCCATAATCCGATTACTAAAGAAAATAAACAGCAGCTAAAA aaagcaGTTGAAGAAGAGTATCGGAATTGGGCATCAATGACTAATGAAAATGATATCATTGCACATTTTTCTGTACCTACTGCTCATCCGTTGTTCTTATGTCTTCTGTGGAAAATGATAATAGAGACTGACAGAATCAATCCAATTGCTTATAA GATATTGGAGCGAATTGGTGCTCGAGCTTTATCTGCACACCTTCGCAAGTTTTGTGATTATTTAGTATTCAAATTTGCTGTGTCAGAAGAAGGTCAACATGTTAACAAATGTGTTGATGCTATCAATAGCATGATTTGGAAGTATAACATTGTTACAATTGATCGCCTTGTTCTTTGCctt GCACTTCGTACTCAAGAGGGCAGTGAAGCTCaagtgtgtttttttattatacagttactCTTATTTAAAGGTGCTGAATTCAGAGCTCGAGTGTGTGAATTTGTTAAAGAAAATTCACCTGAACACTGGAAACAATCTAATTG GCATGATAAACATTTAGCATTTCATAGAAAATATCCTGAAAAATTTGCCCCTGAAGGAATTTTGGATCCTGCATCTTATCAGCCCTTGCCTGTGTATTTTGGAAACGTTTGCCTTAGATTTTTAccg GTTTTCGACATAGTTATTCATAGATACCTTGAATTACCACCAGTAACTAAATCATTAGAAACACTCTTGGATCATTTGGGATGCTTGTATAAGTTCCATG atcgtCCCgtcacatatttatataatactttgcATTACTATGAATCCAAATTACGTGATCGGCCATCATTAAAACGTAGACTTGTGTACGCGGTGCTTGGATCACTATGTGAAACGCGTGGTTGCTGGACACTATCTGAAGCGTATCAAAGATACAACATACAAACACCAACATCCACAAATGCCAATTCAATGGGTACTAGCACTGATGTTACAGTTACTCCTTCAGCTCCTATATGGGTACCTGATCtcgaatattatgttatgctgGTCAAACGAATTACAGACA CCATGAACGGGAATGTAAAATTTCCAAATATAGACTGGAGATTTAATGAATTCCCCAATCCTGCTGTTTACGCACTATACATGACATGTACAGAACTCATGGCTTTACCATTAACTCCAGCTTCGGTGGCTAATTCTTTACTCGATGTTGTGATGCaaag ATATACTGAAATCCCATCCCATGAAATACACTGTTGGATAAACAGTATTGGCCTTATAATGTCTGCCATGCCAGAACCATTCTGGGTGACATTACAAGACCGAATCATGCAAATGATGCAAAGTCCTGGTTTGACCACATGGCAGTATAAGCACACaccatttcaattatttaattttgaacttgCTCATGGATGTATGCTAGACAACCGATTTGTGTACATGTTAGCCTTGGCACATGCTACATGGCATCATGCTGGTGTTGGACACATTGCTTCTATACCACC gtttgtAAAAGAAAAACTTGGCCCGTCTGTGTACAGCGaagaacaatttatatttttatgtcatttgGTTGCGCCATTCTTATCTCGTTATAATCTTGATAAGACATCACCATCGATAGTAGACATCACTGTTGAACTATTTAATGCTTTGGAAAGAATGGACAAACATGTTCAGACTCTACGTTACATGGACCCAATCTGTGATCTATT gtatcacataaaatatcaatatgtgGGCAATTTAATGAAGTCTGAAGTAGAAGGGATTGTATACCGCCTTAGACTTCCCTTACAAAAGAAATTAAGGTTTATTACACAATTAAGTTTAGCAGAAGTCGAAGCAATGAATCAACCAAGTGCAGATCCTGTAGTTGTGATCACAAATGGTACAAATGGCACACCAACACCTCAAAATACTAACACTGCATCAGTACCACAGTAA
- the LOC132918630 gene encoding ras-related protein Rab-21, producing the protein MDESADGLSSTGSRTTAQSFKVVLLGEGCVGKTSLVLRYTEDKFNDKHVSTLQASFVKKKLNLNGRRINLSIWDTAGQERFHALGPIYYRMSNGAILVYDITDEDSFQKVKNWIKELKKMLGSEICLVIAGNKIDLEKDRTVSVEDAENYASSVGAVHFHTSAKMNSGIEEIFLSLCRMMIEKADKQIADNLVTLNRSGSTRRRTIIIDDEDDVSSKESSRWCCSS; encoded by the exons ATGGACGAGTCGGCAGACGGTCTATCCTCGACTGGCAGCAGGACGACCGCGCAGAGCTTCAAAGTGGTCCTATTGGGCGAAGGGTGTGTGGGCAAAACGTCACTGGTGCTCCGGTACACTGAAGACAAGTTTAATGACAAACACGTTAGCACGTTACAG GCGTCTTTTGTCAAGAAAAAGCTCAACCTCAATGGACGGAGAATAAACTTATCGATATGGGATACAGCCGGACAAGAGAGGTTCCATGCCTTGGGACCGATTTACTATCGAATGTCCAATGGTGCAATACTGGTTTACGACATCACTGATGAAGATTCTTTccaaaaa GTAAAAAATTggattaaagaattaaaaaagatGTTAGGAAGTGAAATTTGTCTAGTTATTGCTggaaacaaaattgatttagaAAAAGATCGTACAGTTTCAGTAGAAGACGcagaaaa cTATGCTAGTTCAGTGGGTGCCGTACATTTTCATACGTCAGCCAAAATGAATTCAGGCattgaagaaatatttttaagtctgTGTCGTATGATGATTGAAAAGGCTGATAAGCAAATTGCTGATAATTTAGTCACATTAAATCGGTCAGGAAGCACAAGAagaagaacaataataattgatgatgAAGACGATGTATCATCTAAAGAATCGTCACGTTGGTGTTGTAGTAGTTAA
- the LOC132918628 gene encoding HBS1-like protein has translation MARHRNIRTTQYSDDEYYDDDDYYSNSFEDDCISPSDAMYLINHKSKFESDQDLTDVKVNSCLQRITEVLGFELAKDVVAGHLINNEFDIDKTVDQIINSKIGATKVKDQQPAEGRLSRPPSVVIASSSKNKDNIIVGFGNTSISGSKNKNLIATPKQTPFSTPICSPAATPRNRSPQNARLGSPRVDRKLNSPKSNKVRDDQGLITSIHKDQLYLIIIGHVDAGKSTLMGHLLYKLGHVQQRTIQKYEHESKKLGKQSFVFAWVLDETAEERNRGITMDVGHLKFETKTKDVTLLDAPGHKDFIPNMITGASQADATILVVDATKGEFETGFDSGGQTREHALLIRSLGITQLGVAVNKMDTVNWSEERFEEIKTKLGLFLKQAGYKESDVTFVPCSGLSGENLATKANESLLTNWYNGPCLMDVIDSFKPPERAISKPLRLCISDVFKSSGSGFSIVGRVETGQLRVGDKVLVQPQGEVAQIKSIEIDELPQPIGLAGDFISVSLTGYDAQTIYSGCVLSDISLPIPVTSVLEARVVVFNVDFPIVRGHQVVLHYQSSSESAVVSRLLAELNKSTGEVIKKNPRMIKKNTHALIKINLSRPICVEVYSDIRQLGRVMLRSGGTTIAAGLVTKVNFNK, from the exons ATGGCTCGCCACAGGAACATAAGGACCACGCAATATTCTGATG atgaatattatgatgatgacgattattattcaaattcattTGAAGATGACTGTATTTCTCCAAGTGAtg caatgtatttaattaatcataaatccAAATTTGAATCGGATCAAGACTTAACTGATGTCAAAGTAAATTCATGTTTACAAAGAATAACAGAAGTTTTAGGCTTTGAACTTGCCAAAGATGTTGTAGCAGGACATTTGATTAACAATGAATTTGATATTGATAAAACTGttgatcaaataattaattcaaaaattg GTGCTACAAAAGTAAAGGATCAACAACCAGCTGAAGGAAGGTTAAGTAGGCCTCCTTCTGTTGTTATTGCTTCTTCgtcaaaaaataaagataacatAATCGTTGGTTTTGGAAATACATCCATTTCAG GTTCAAAAAATAAGAACTTAATTGCCACACCTAAACAAACACCTTTTAGTACACCTATATGCTCACCTGCGGCCACACCTCGCAATCGATCTCCTCAAAATGCTCGTTTAGGATCACCACGTGTAGATCGCAAATTAAATTCGCCCaa gagTAACAAAGTTAGAGATGATCAAGGATTAATAACATCCATTCACAAGGAtcaactttatttaattataataggtcATGTCGATGCAGGAAAAAGCACTTTAATGGGACACTTACTATATAAATTAGGACATGTACAGCAAAGAACCATACAAAAATATGAGCATGAAAGTAAAAAGTTAGGCAAACAGAGTTTTGTCTTTGCTTGGGTATTAGATGAAACTGCTGAAGAgag aaATCGTGGTATTACAATGGACGTAGGTCATTTAAAGTTTGAAACAAAAACTAAAGATGTCACTTTATTAGATGCGCCTGGTCATAAAGATTTTATACCAAATATGATTACag GTGCTTCTCAAGCTGATGCAACTATTTTAGTTGTAGATGCAACTAAAGGAGAATTTGAAACTGGATTTGATAGTGGAGGACAAACACGAGAACATGCCCTCTTAATACGGTCTCTAG gAATAACTCAACTTGGAGTTGCTGTAAACAAAATGGATACTGTCAACTGGTCTGAAGAACGATTTGAGGAGATCAAAACAAAACTTGGACTGTTCTTGAAACAAGCCGGTTACAAAGAATCTGATGTTACGTTTGTACCATGCTCTGGATTAAGTGGTGAAAATCTTGCCACAAAAGCAAATGAATCACTATTAACCAATTGGTATAATGGTCCTTGCCTGATGGATGTTATTG attcaTTTAAACCACCAGAGCGAGCAATTTCTAAACCATTGAGATTATGTATAAGTGATGTTTTCAAAAGTTCAGGATCAGGATTTTCAATTGTTGGACGAGTTGAAACAGGGCAGCTTAGAGTTGGTGACAAAGTTCTGGTACAACCACAGGGGGAAGTTGCCCAAATTAAAA gtATTGAAATAGATGAATTGCCACAGCCAATTGGATTAGCTGGTGACTTTATTAGTGTTTCGCTTACTGGTTATGATGCACAAACAATTTACTCTGGTTGTGTTTTAAGTGACATTTCGCTTCCAATACCAGTAACGTCAGTATTAGAAGCACGAGTGGTTGTATTTAATGTAGACTTTCCTATTGTACGTGGGCATCAGGTTGTATTGCACTATCAAAGTTCGTCCGAATCAGCAGTTGTCAGTAGACTTTTAgctgaattaaataaaagtactgGTGAAGTCATCAAGAAAAATCCTCGAATGATAAAGAAAAATACCCATGctcttatcaaaataaatttatcaagacCAATTTGTGTCGAGGTATATTCAGACATCAGACAATTGGGTAGAGTAATGTTACGGTCTGGTGGTACTACTATAGCAGCTGGTCTTGTTACTAaagtcaattttaataaataa